The following DNA comes from Streptomyces sp. Ag109_O5-10.
CCAGATCAACTCCTCCTGGGCGGTCCGCGTCAACCGCGACGAGCTGGTCGAGTTCCAGGTGGACGGCACCGAAGGCTCAGCGGTCGCCGGCCTGCGGAACTGCCGTGTCCAGCACCGCAGCGCGACCCCCAAGCCGGTCTGGAACCCGGACATCCCCGCCACCTACGCCTTCCGCGAGCAGTGGCAGGAGATCCCCGACAACACCGAGTTCGACAACGGCTTCAAGGCCCAGTGGGAGCTGTTCCTCAAGCACGTCTACGCCGGCGCCCCCTACCACTGGGACCTGCTGGCCGGCGCGCGCGGCGTGCAGCTCGCCGAGCTGGGCCTGACGTCCTCGGCGGAGGGCCGCCGCATCGAGGTACCGGAGATCGAACTGTGACCATCCACCTCCCCTCCCCGGACGGGTCGTTGCGGCCGTACGAGCCGCGCACCGAGCCGCTCGCCCTCACCCCGGGCACCCCTTTCACCTCCCGTACGGTCTTCTCGGCGGCGCACGTCGTCGCCGACCCGTTCGCCGACACCCACCCCGACGCGCCCGCCGCCGTCGACTGGGACGCCACCCTCGCCTTCCGCCGCCACCTGTGGGCGCACGGCCTGGGCGTCGCCGAGGCGATGGACACCGCCCAGCGCGGCATGGGCCTGGACTGGGCGGCCGCGGCCGAGCTGATCCGCCGCAGCGCCGCCGAGGCCCGTGCGGTGGGCGGCCGGATCGCCTGCGGGGTCGGCACCGACCAGATCACCGGCGGCTCCCTCGCGGACGTCCGGGCCGCGTACGAGGAACAGCTCGCCCTCGTCGAGGAGTCCGGCGCCCAGGCCGTCCTGATGGCCTCCAGGGCGCTCGCGGCGGCGGCGCAGGGCCCCGAGGACTACCTCGACGTCTACGGCCACCTGCTGCGCCAGGCCGCCGAGCCGGTGGTCCTGCACTGGCTCGGCCCGATGTTCGACCCGGCGCTGACGGGCTACTGGGGGTCGGCGGACCTCGACGTGGCCACCGACACCTTCCTCGAGGTCATCGCCGCCCACCCCGACAAGGTCGACGGCATCAAGGTCTCCCTGCTCGACGCGGAGCGCGAGGTCGACCTGCGCCGCCGCCTGCCGCAGGGCGTCCGCTGCTACACCGGCGACGACTTCAACTACCCCGAGCTGATCGCGGGCGACGAGCAGGGCTTCAGCCACGCCCTGCTCGGCATCTTCGACCCGCTGGGGCCGCTGGCGGCCGAGGCGGTCCGGATCCTGGACACCGGGGACACGGCGGGCTTCCGCGGCCTCCTGGA
Coding sequences within:
- a CDS encoding dihydrodipicolinate synthase family protein; the protein is MTIHLPSPDGSLRPYEPRTEPLALTPGTPFTSRTVFSAAHVVADPFADTHPDAPAAVDWDATLAFRRHLWAHGLGVAEAMDTAQRGMGLDWAAAAELIRRSAAEARAVGGRIACGVGTDQITGGSLADVRAAYEEQLALVEESGAQAVLMASRALAAAAQGPEDYLDVYGHLLRQAAEPVVLHWLGPMFDPALTGYWGSADLDVATDTFLEVIAAHPDKVDGIKVSLLDAEREVDLRRRLPQGVRCYTGDDFNYPELIAGDEQGFSHALLGIFDPLGPLAAEAVRILDTGDTAGFRGLLDPTVELSRHLFQSPTRFYKTGVVFLAWLAGHQTHFTMVGGLQSARSLPHFARAYELADGLGLFPDPKSAEDRMRTLLALYGVAR